The genome window CGTAAAGAGCATCCGGACAAGCTGCTCGCCTATAATTGCTCGCCTTCCTTCAACTGGAAGAAGCATCTGGATGAGGCGACGATCGCCAAGTTCCAGCGGGAGCTCGGTGCGATGGGCTACAAGTTCCAGTTTATCACGCTGGCCGGGTTCCATCAGCTCAACTTCGGCATGTTCGAGCTGGCACGCGGCTACAAGGAACGGCAGATGTCGGCCTATTCGGAACTGCAGGAGGCGGAATTCGCCGCCGAGGTCAATGGCTACACCGCGACCAAGCATCAGCGCGAAGTCGGTACCGGCTATTTCGACGCGGTTTCGCTGGCAATCACCGGCGGCCAGTCATCGACGACGGCGATGAAGGAATCGACCGAGACGGACCAGTTCCGCCCGGCTGCAGAGTAACCACCAATCAGGACTGGCGGCACGGCCCATATCTGCCGCCGGTCAACCCGGACGATCAAAGGATCGTTCGCTGCAACGCCAAAAAAAGGAGAAGATCATGGCACCGCAGACACGCGTTAAGGAACGGGCCGAGGAGCAATCATCGGCCATGAATACAGACCAGCAGGCTGTCATTCGCATGGTCGCCAATGACCTGCATCGCCTCAACCAATCCGTGATGAAGGCGGTTGACGCCGGCGTGTCCGTGGAACTGGTCCGCTCCGCCCGCCATCATGGCGGAGACGGCAACTGGGGCGATCTTCTGATCCCCGTCGTCGTTACCAGGCAATAAGCTCATCCGTGGCCTTCTCTGGCTTCGGTCTGGGGCCAGCACGGAGAGCAGAGAGCCGCCCGCAAGCGATTGCGGGCGGTTTCTTGCATTAGGGAGGCGGCAACCGGGACTGGTATAGAATCCCTGCAACGAACGGAATTTTACTTGCTTATCAGTGCATAAGCCAAGTTATACTTTGATCAGATATTTTGAAATCGCAAGTTACCTCAAATACATCATCGTACTTATCTATTGAAAGCTGGCGGCATCTCTGCACGACTGAAAAAAATAATTGACCATGGGTAGACAGTATCGCCAGTAAAAACATACACTGTTGCCATTTATAATATTAAAAGTTGTTTTTGCGCTATTTTTGTATACAATTAGTTACATGCATAAATAAATTCAAAATATTTTAAAGTATTCCTGATAAAATATTCATTGTGTGTTATAATAATCCCTGAGCAAGACATTTGCTTTTCTATAGGAGAATAGAGCTGAGGACCAATTGTCCATTGGTGGACATTGTATTGTGTCGATTTTTAATTTCGCTATTGATGCCATTTTGGCACGCTGGATTTCTCCGTTCCCGGCGGAAAGGGAACATGATGCCATCATCACAATCCGCCTTTGAGAACAAGCTTCTCAGGCACATGCCTGCCGGCGATTTTGATTTGCTGGCTCCTTATCTCGAACCCCAAACCTTGCCATTGCGATATTCGATTGAGGTTTCACAGACACCTGTGAGCGCTGTCTTCTTTCTCGAAACGGGCCTTGCGTCCATCGTTGTCAAAATGCCCGATGGCCGCGATATCGAGGTCGGAATATCCGGCAATGACGGGATGACCGGTCCTGCGGTCATCCTTGGCGGAAAGCAATCGCCGCACGATACCTATGTGCAGATCGCCGGGCATGGGTTCAAGATCACGGTCGCTCGCCTGCATGAAGTTATGGAGGCGAGCAAGACCCTTCGCGACTATCTGTTGCTCTATGTCCAGACAATGGTCATCCAGACTGCATCGACAGCGTTGGCCAATGGTCAGGCAGATGTTCCGGCGCGGATGGCACGCTGGCTGTTGATGGTGCATGACCGTATCGATGGCGCAAACATCCTGCTGACGCACGAGTTCCTGGCGGTCATGCTTGGCGTAAGAAGGCCATGGGTAACGGAAATCCTGCACCTGCTGGAAGACAAACGGCTGATCCGGGCGAAGCGAGGGCAGATAACAATCGTCGACCGGAAAGGTCTTGTGAGCGAGGCCAACGGGTTTTACGGGGTTGCAGAAGCCGAGTACAAGAGACTTTTGGGGATAAATCTGTCGCGCTGAGCTACGGTTGTGATTCCTGGATTGATATCCGGGTGTCTGCGGCCCGCATCAAGCGGAGCCAGACGACAATTTTCTCAAGCCCGCCTCCCATCCGGCGTTTTTTTGCTCTATCATCCTGTCACCGCAACTCATTCTGGTGATTGATGCCTTCCGAAACTCCTGAAAAAAAGCCCGCACGAACCACAACACGGCGGCGTACGCCCGCTTATGTCAAGGCAACCCGCGGCGTGAAAAACTGGCGCGAAGCTTCCGAGTGGCTGGCCTGGCGGGATATCGAGGACATCGAGTGCATTACGCCGGACCAGGCCGGCGTGGCGCGCGGCAAGATGATGCCATCGAAGAAATTCACCTCCAACACGTCGCTGGCGCTGCCCTCCGCCGTGTTCATGGCGACGATCTCCGGCTCCTACCCAGAAGACGGTCACGGCTTCTCCTATCCGGAAGATGACGGCGACCTGAAGCTGATGCCGGATCTTTCCACGCTCTCGGAAGTGCCGTGGGAAAGCGACCCGACCGCGCAGGTCATCTGCGACCTCGTCAACAAGGACGGGCAGGCGGTGGAATTTACCCCGCGCAATGTGTTGAAGCGCGTCGTAGCGGCCTATAACAAGAAAGGCCTGAGGCCGGTCGTTGCGCCGGAAATCGAATTCTATCTGGTGAAAAAGAACCCGGACCCGGACTACCCCCTTACCCCGCCCGTAGGCCGTTCGGGCCGCGCCATTGGCGGCGGCCAGGGTTATTCCATCGCCGGCGTCAACGAGTTCGACGAGCTGATCGACGACATCTATCATTTCTCCGAAAGCCAGGGTCTCGAGATCGACACGCTTATCCACGAGGAAGGTGCTGCGCAGCTCGAAATCAACCTGCGTCACGGCGATCCGATCGAGCTTGCCGATCAGGTGTTCCTGTTCAAGCGCACCATCCGCGAGGCAGCGCTGAAGCACGACATGTATGCAACCTTCATGGCCAAGCCCATCCAGGGTCAGCCGGGATCGGCCATGCATATCCATCAGTCGATCGTCGACAAGAAGACCGGGCGCAATATCTTCTCCAATCCGGATGGAACGGAGAGCGAGGCCTTCCGCCATTTCATCGGCGGCATGCAGAAGCATGTCCCGGCTTCGCTGGTGATGTTTGCGCCATACGTGAATTCCTACCGGCGGCTGACGCCGGCCGCCTCCGCGCCTGTGAATGTCAAATGGGGCTATGATAACCGCACCACGGCCTTCCGTGTACCGCGCTCGGACCCGGCGGCGCGACGCGTGGAAAACCGCATCCCCTCCTCCGATGCCAATCCCTATCTGGCGCTGGCGGCCTCGCTCGCCTGCGGTCTCCTCGGCATGAACAACCGGACCGAGCCCGATGCGCCCGCCTCGACGACGGTCAACGACAACCTCATCGAACTGCCGCGCGGCCTGATCGAAGCGACGCTGCTGTTCGAGCAGGACAAGGACCTGATTGCCATGCTCGGCGAATCCTTCGCCATCACCTACGCCGCCATCAAACGCGCCGAGTTCGAGACCTTCATGGAGGTTATCAGCCCGTGGGAGCGTGAATTTCTGTTGCTGAATGTGTGATGATGCAGCCTTATCTCCCCCCTTGCGGGGGAGAACGCGATTTCAGCATCTTAGCTCTGGCTAAGTGCTAGAAATCGCAAGAGAGGGGATGGTGCTCTCAGCACATATAGGCATATCCCCTCACTTGGATTTTCTAAGGATTTAGCCAGGGCTAAATCCAAGAAAATCCTTTCTCTCCCGCAAGGGGAGAGATAAGTGGAGCCCGAGGAATACCAAATCGGATTGCATCAAAATATGCCCTATCAATCCCCCATCTCCCCCGGCATTTCCTGGTATGAGTCCACGATTGCCGACCGCACCGAATACCCGGCGCTGGATGGATCGCGTTCTGCCGATGTCGTTATTGTCGGTGGTGGCTTTACCGGCCTCTCCGCCGCCGTGCACCTCGCATCGGCGGGTGTCGATGTGGTGCTGCTCGAAGCTTATCGCTTTGGCGATGGCGCGTCGGGGCGCAATGGCGGGCAGCTCGGTACCGGACAGCGCGCCTGGGCGGAAGACCTCGAAGGGCAATATGGCTTCACGCGTGCAAAGGCGCTGTTCGACCTTGCCGAGGAAGCCAAGGCACATCTCCTCGAATTCGCCGAGACCCACAGGATCGACATCGAGTTCGTTCCGGGACAGATGTCCGTGGTGCACAAGAAGCGTTACCTGAAAGACTATCAGGCTCACGCGGAACTGATGGCGACGCGCTTCGGCTATCCGCATATCCACTACATGGATGCGAAGGAGACCGCTGAGCGGCTTGGCTCCACGCGCTATCTGGGCGGCACCTATGACAAGGGCACCGGCCATATCCAGCCGATGAAACTGGTGGTCGGCACCGCCAAGGCGGCGGCGCAGGCTGGTGCGCATCTTTATGAGAACACCAAGGTCACAGGGATAAAATCCGAAAATGGCCGGGTTACTGTCACCACACCGACCGGCAGTGTGACGGCGGCGAAAGGCCTGATCGCGGTCAATGCCTATGGCGGCAATCTCGAGCCCATCAGTGCATCGCATGTCATGCCGATCCGCTCGTTCATTGGCGCAACGGTGCCGCTGGGACCAGACAGTCCCGTGCTGCCCGGCGGCGAGAGCGTCGACGATTCCCGCTTCGTCGTGCGGTATTTCCGCCGCTCGAAGGATGGGCGGCTGCTGTTCGGCGGGCGCGAGGCCTATACGGCGGACAATCCGCTCGACATCAGCACGCATATCCGCCGCCAGATCGCCGAGATCTACCCGGCGCTCGCCGATGTTGAGATCACGCAGGCCTGGGGCGGCTCGGTGGGCATCACCCTGCCGCGCCAGCCCTTCGTGCGCGAGGTCATGCCCAATGTGATCTCGGCCGGCGGCTATTCCGGGCATGGCGTGATGCTGTCGAACTTCGTCGGCAAGCTCTACGCCGAGACGGTAGCGGGCAATCGCGACCGGCTGAAGCTGCTGGAGGACCTGAAAATCCCGGCCTTCCCGGGCGGGCGCACCTTCCGGGCGCCGCTGCTGTTCCTCGCACTCAGCTGGTATGCGCTGGTGGACCGGATTTAGCGGCCAGTATAGGCGGGCGCGCGTCTTTCGATCCAGGCATCGAGCCCTTCTCGAAGGTCATGGGTCGGCACAACCCGCGCGAACTGTTCGCTCTCAACGGCTAAACCTTCGCCGATCGTCATGTTCAGCCCGCGCGTGACCGCAGTAATGATGCTGGCGGCGGCAACGGACGAATGGCGCACGATGCGGCCGGCCATATCAAACGCCGCCGGCAAGAGATCGTCATGCGGGACGATCCGGTTGATCAGGCCCAGTTCGTAGGCCCGTTCCGGTGAGAACGTGTCGCCGGTCAACAGCAGTTCCAGCGCGCGCTTGCGGCCGGCAAGGCGCGGCAACCGCTGTGTTCCACCAAATGTAGGCGGCATG of Phyllobacterium zundukense contains these proteins:
- a CDS encoding Crp/Fnr family transcriptional regulator, giving the protein MMPSSQSAFENKLLRHMPAGDFDLLAPYLEPQTLPLRYSIEVSQTPVSAVFFLETGLASIVVKMPDGRDIEVGISGNDGMTGPAVILGGKQSPHDTYVQIAGHGFKITVARLHEVMEASKTLRDYLLLYVQTMVIQTASTALANGQADVPARMARWLLMVHDRIDGANILLTHEFLAVMLGVRRPWVTEILHLLEDKRLIRAKRGQITIVDRKGLVSEANGFYGVAEAEYKRLLGINLSR
- a CDS encoding glutamine synthetase family protein, which encodes MPSETPEKKPARTTTRRRTPAYVKATRGVKNWREASEWLAWRDIEDIECITPDQAGVARGKMMPSKKFTSNTSLALPSAVFMATISGSYPEDGHGFSYPEDDGDLKLMPDLSTLSEVPWESDPTAQVICDLVNKDGQAVEFTPRNVLKRVVAAYNKKGLRPVVAPEIEFYLVKKNPDPDYPLTPPVGRSGRAIGGGQGYSIAGVNEFDELIDDIYHFSESQGLEIDTLIHEEGAAQLEINLRHGDPIELADQVFLFKRTIREAALKHDMYATFMAKPIQGQPGSAMHIHQSIVDKKTGRNIFSNPDGTESEAFRHFIGGMQKHVPASLVMFAPYVNSYRRLTPAASAPVNVKWGYDNRTTAFRVPRSDPAARRVENRIPSSDANPYLALAASLACGLLGMNNRTEPDAPASTTVNDNLIELPRGLIEATLLFEQDKDLIAMLGESFAITYAAIKRAEFETFMEVISPWEREFLLLNV
- a CDS encoding NAD(P)/FAD-dependent oxidoreductase: MPYQSPISPGISWYESTIADRTEYPALDGSRSADVVIVGGGFTGLSAAVHLASAGVDVVLLEAYRFGDGASGRNGGQLGTGQRAWAEDLEGQYGFTRAKALFDLAEEAKAHLLEFAETHRIDIEFVPGQMSVVHKKRYLKDYQAHAELMATRFGYPHIHYMDAKETAERLGSTRYLGGTYDKGTGHIQPMKLVVGTAKAAAQAGAHLYENTKVTGIKSENGRVTVTTPTGSVTAAKGLIAVNAYGGNLEPISASHVMPIRSFIGATVPLGPDSPVLPGGESVDDSRFVVRYFRRSKDGRLLFGGREAYTADNPLDISTHIRRQIAEIYPALADVEITQAWGGSVGITLPRQPFVREVMPNVISAGGYSGHGVMLSNFVGKLYAETVAGNRDRLKLLEDLKIPAFPGGRTFRAPLLFLALSWYALVDRI